Proteins encoded by one window of Macrobrachium rosenbergii isolate ZJJX-2024 chromosome 57, ASM4041242v1, whole genome shotgun sequence:
- the LOC136836949 gene encoding uncharacterized protein isoform X3: MASVPYTLQMTKAMKKNQKAANKGMKQGQFYDSCMGGENPTRYSSKMMNSIWGQYNELSVHNFKSLQCGGVVPSEVQDSQSLQQQSQQQQQQQQQQQMQQMQQQMQQQMQAGTERSVFHQFFGELGQAVASNFMDNMHQY, encoded by the exons ATGGCCTCGGTCCCCTACACGTTGCAAATGACGAAGGCCATGAAGAAGAATCAGAAGGCGGCCAACAAAGGGATGAAACAAGGCCAGTTCTACGACTCATGTATGG GCGGTGAGAACCCGACCCGATACAGCAGCAAGATGATGAACAGCATCTGGGGACAATACAATGAGCTGTCGGTCCACAACTTCAAGTCTCTTCAGTGCGGAGGCGTTGTTCCCTCTGAGGTCCAAGACTCCCAGAGCCTGCAGCAACaatcgcagcagcagcagcagcagcagcagcagcagcagatgcAGCAGATGCAGCAGCAAATGCAGCAGCAGATGCAGGCTGGAACTGAGCGGAG CGTCTTCCACCAGTTCTTCGGGGAGCTTGGACAGGCAGTGGCCAGCAATTTCATGGACAACATGCATCAGTATTAG
- the LOC136836949 gene encoding putative uncharacterized protein DDB_G0282129 isoform X4, translating to MASVPYTLQMTKAMKKNQKAANKGMKQGQFYDSCGENPTRYSSKMMNSIWGQYNELSVHNFKSLQCGGVVPSEVQDSQSLQQQSQQQQQQQQQQQMQQMQQQMQQQMQAGTERSVFHQFFGELGQAVASNFMDNMHQY from the exons ATGGCCTCGGTCCCCTACACGTTGCAAATGACGAAGGCCATGAAGAAGAATCAGAAGGCGGCCAACAAAGGGATGAAACAAGGCCAGTTCTACGACTCAT GCGGTGAGAACCCGACCCGATACAGCAGCAAGATGATGAACAGCATCTGGGGACAATACAATGAGCTGTCGGTCCACAACTTCAAGTCTCTTCAGTGCGGAGGCGTTGTTCCCTCTGAGGTCCAAGACTCCCAGAGCCTGCAGCAACaatcgcagcagcagcagcagcagcagcagcagcagcagatgcAGCAGATGCAGCAGCAAATGCAGCAGCAGATGCAGGCTGGAACTGAGCGGAG CGTCTTCCACCAGTTCTTCGGGGAGCTTGGACAGGCAGTGGCCAGCAATTTCATGGACAACATGCATCAGTATTAG